A DNA window from Candidatus Hydrogenedentota bacterium contains the following coding sequences:
- the pepF gene encoding oligoendopeptidase F → MAKTKTKSIPPRHAVKQEDTWDLTPLYPSDAAWARAFKKLKRMVGGFAKFRGKLKRSAKTIRACFDFEVEFEKLAERIGSYAFLKSAEDVANSTHQAMVARYVHVATVANEAASFIAPEIQAIPKARMRRFEQSPVLEPYRFQLRKLLRYRPHILSLAEERLLAMQGEVAGSAGRIFGQLNDADLKFGFVTDEKGVNVELTQSSFRTLLESPKRAVRKQAYQQFYKEYADHANTLAAALSSSVLQDVYNARARNFGSCLEQALFADNVPASVYDSLIEAVHDNLATVYRYLELRRKALRVKDLRFYDNYVPLVRNGAWKKTFAEAVGMVMESLEPLGAAYCQALEKGLRAGRWVDRYENRGKRSGAFSAGGYTGPPYILMNYQEDVIDSVFTLAHEAGHSMHTYLSARTQPFQYYEYAIFVAEVASTFNEQLVNALLLQKATDKKTRAYLISREIDEIRGTLIRQTMFAEFEKIAHAITEAGEPLTLERIRSEYRKLLELYFGPDFALDESLSLEGLRIPHFYHSFYVYKYATGISAAITLARRVIEGGPKARDRYLNFLKAGGSKFPLDLLRDAGVDLTRPQPVATAMDRFKTLVGELEELV, encoded by the coding sequence ATGGCCAAGACGAAAACGAAATCGATTCCGCCGCGCCACGCGGTCAAACAGGAAGACACGTGGGACCTGACGCCTCTGTATCCCAGCGACGCGGCGTGGGCCCGGGCGTTCAAGAAGCTCAAGCGCATGGTTGGCGGATTCGCGAAGTTCCGGGGAAAACTGAAGCGGTCCGCCAAGACGATTCGCGCATGCTTTGACTTCGAGGTCGAGTTCGAGAAACTGGCCGAGCGCATAGGCTCGTACGCGTTTCTCAAGTCGGCGGAGGACGTCGCCAACAGCACGCATCAGGCCATGGTCGCGCGTTACGTGCACGTGGCCACAGTGGCGAACGAGGCCGCGAGTTTCATTGCTCCAGAGATCCAGGCCATCCCAAAAGCCAGAATGCGGCGGTTCGAGCAGTCGCCCGTTCTCGAACCCTACCGGTTTCAGCTGAGAAAACTGCTTCGTTACCGCCCGCACATTCTGTCGCTCGCCGAAGAACGCCTTCTCGCCATGCAGGGCGAGGTGGCCGGCAGCGCGGGGCGCATCTTCGGGCAACTCAACGACGCCGACCTCAAATTCGGGTTTGTGACCGACGAGAAGGGGGTCAATGTCGAGCTGACCCAGAGCTCGTTCCGCACCTTGCTCGAGTCGCCCAAACGCGCAGTCCGCAAGCAGGCGTACCAACAGTTCTACAAAGAGTACGCGGACCATGCCAATACCCTTGCGGCGGCGTTGAGCTCGTCGGTGCTGCAGGATGTCTACAACGCCCGCGCCCGGAATTTCGGGTCATGCCTCGAACAGGCGTTGTTTGCCGATAACGTCCCGGCGTCCGTCTACGACAGCCTTATCGAGGCGGTCCACGACAATCTGGCGACGGTCTACCGCTACCTCGAACTCCGCCGTAAGGCTCTTCGCGTGAAGGACCTTCGTTTCTACGATAACTACGTGCCTCTGGTGCGGAACGGTGCATGGAAGAAGACTTTCGCCGAGGCGGTAGGCATGGTGATGGAATCCCTCGAACCGCTGGGCGCCGCTTATTGCCAGGCGCTCGAGAAAGGCCTGCGCGCCGGACGCTGGGTCGACCGCTACGAGAATCGCGGCAAACGAAGCGGCGCATTTTCGGCGGGGGGGTATACCGGCCCGCCGTACATCCTCATGAACTACCAGGAAGACGTCATCGACAGCGTCTTCACCCTGGCCCATGAAGCGGGCCACTCGATGCATACCTATCTCAGCGCGCGTACGCAGCCGTTTCAATACTACGAATACGCGATCTTCGTGGCGGAGGTGGCCTCGACGTTCAACGAGCAATTGGTAAACGCGCTGCTGTTGCAGAAGGCCACGGACAAGAAGACGCGGGCCTATCTCATCAGCCGCGAGATCGACGAGATTCGCGGAACGCTCATTCGCCAGACCATGTTTGCCGAATTCGAGAAGATCGCCCACGCCATAACGGAAGCCGGGGAACCGCTCACCCTCGAGCGCATCCGGAGCGAGTACCGCAAACTGCTCGAACTGTATTTTGGCCCCGATTTCGCGCTCGATGAATCGCTGTCGCTCGAAGGGCTGCGCATCCCCCACTTCTATCACTCGTTCTACGTGTACAAGTACGCGACGGGGATCTCGGCGGCCATCACGTTGGCCAGGCGCGTCATCGAGGGCGGGCCGAAAGCGCGCGACCGCTATCTCAACTTCCTCAAGGCCGGCGGCTCAAAATTCCCGCTGGATTTGCTGCGTGACGCCGGGGTGGACCTCACCAGACCCCAACCCGTCGCGACGGCCATGGACCGGTTCAAGACGCTCGTGGGCGAACTGGAAGAACTCGTCTGA
- a CDS encoding trimethylamine methyltransferase family protein, giving the protein MESDDAAGRFAGLVERIVEGAVTVLDRKGLAVADAGLRKRLAGTPGIAVKGERAHFAPERTGDFLESYCAGREYRPASGFSVGATAHAHHIVDLDGASRPITLGDIEEGARLADALRGHGIVGGAPGIPQDVPPPLQGIAQFVASAKWSRACPAYALRALPEAEEYIAECCRILGVPYAIGVHVVSPLRLEGQEVDCALHMLRRLPDAPVGIGTMPILGMTAPATIPGGFVLALAEVLGAGMVFQATGAANLSLCVNVYPIDMRTATFVYGTPSNIAINLLEIEVNKRLKTEIQSKSFKTMSQQPDQQAAAQKAFFTGYMASRGKRSFTGAGSLSLDELYSPVQLVIDCELLGVAKRTAEMAESCLGQADLLVDAVLENAGGSFMTEPTTLARFRDLQWDSALFSSRMFQQWLAAGSPRCFEAARERARELARDHVWTLDPGKSAALDAVYRRARRTLG; this is encoded by the coding sequence GTGGAATCTGACGACGCAGCCGGACGGTTCGCGGGCCTGGTCGAACGAATAGTCGAGGGGGCCGTGACGGTGCTGGACCGCAAAGGGTTGGCGGTTGCTGACGCGGGGTTGCGTAAGCGGCTCGCGGGAACGCCGGGAATCGCAGTGAAAGGCGAACGCGCGCATTTCGCTCCGGAACGCACGGGCGATTTTCTGGAGAGCTACTGTGCCGGACGCGAGTACCGGCCGGCGTCCGGATTCTCCGTGGGTGCGACCGCCCACGCCCACCACATCGTCGATTTGGACGGCGCTTCCCGTCCCATCACGCTGGGGGATATCGAAGAGGGTGCGCGGCTCGCTGACGCGTTGCGCGGCCACGGCATTGTGGGCGGCGCGCCGGGCATCCCGCAGGACGTGCCGCCGCCGCTCCAGGGCATAGCGCAGTTCGTGGCGAGCGCGAAATGGAGCCGCGCCTGCCCGGCCTACGCCCTGCGCGCTTTGCCCGAAGCCGAGGAATACATCGCGGAGTGCTGCCGCATCCTGGGTGTGCCCTATGCCATCGGCGTCCACGTCGTGTCGCCGCTACGCTTGGAGGGACAGGAGGTGGACTGCGCCCTCCACATGCTTCGGCGTTTGCCTGACGCGCCCGTGGGCATCGGCACCATGCCCATCCTGGGCATGACGGCGCCTGCGACCATACCGGGCGGATTCGTGCTTGCGCTCGCGGAAGTCCTGGGCGCAGGAATGGTGTTCCAGGCGACAGGCGCCGCAAACCTCAGCCTGTGCGTCAATGTCTATCCCATCGACATGCGTACAGCCACGTTTGTCTACGGTACGCCATCGAACATCGCCATCAATTTGCTCGAGATCGAGGTCAACAAACGTCTCAAAACAGAGATTCAATCGAAATCCTTCAAGACCATGAGCCAGCAGCCGGATCAGCAGGCGGCGGCGCAGAAAGCCTTTTTCACCGGCTACATGGCGTCTCGGGGCAAGCGGTCGTTCACGGGGGCGGGGAGCCTGTCGCTGGACGAACTCTATTCGCCCGTGCAGCTGGTGATTGACTGCGAACTCCTGGGGGTCGCCAAACGCACCGCCGAGATGGCGGAGTCCTGTCTTGGCCAGGCAGATTTGCTGGTGGATGCGGTGCTCGAGAACGCCGGCGGTTCCTTCATGACTGAGCCGACTACCTTAGCCCGCTTCCGCGACCTTCAGTGGGATTCGGCCCTGTTCTCCAGCCGGATGTTTCAGCAATGGCTCGCGGCGGGTTCACCCCGATGTTTCGAAGCGGCCCGCGAACGCGCGCGCGAGCTGGCGCGCGACCACGTCTGGACGCTCGACCCCGGCAAGTCCGCCGCTCTTGATGCCGTGTACCGGCGCGCACGGCGGACACTCGGGTAA
- a CDS encoding LptF/LptG family permease — MRALVHRGPCRILNRYVLREVMVPSVLAFALISFLAVGNELRERIKLLPIEHISLYDVARLMLFFLPSVVTYIIPITYMMGVLLAFGRLNGQNEIVAAKAAGIPLKRVVVPVIVGGALLSLVSFVIQDRVQPFTFNSAMVMITRELPGRLTLDVLPAGVMHEINSEEGVWRVYIEKKSPGTGKLHNIELLMPRKGGAAWTFFAREAQVVAKDGHTEVILRDGYAIYPQEDGRDLLVSVFPEFRVPWPQNPPEKIPQQRRTLSLTECFAAERELAESYDARRTDKLKGDLREMRSEISERFSLPVMSFAVGFLAAPLAVRSRHGGRSYSFAIGSAILLVYFTLSIMLEPVSLHGLDTVVLRGMIPNLVLLAGGCIALWRVDRI; from the coding sequence ATGCGCGCCTTGGTACATCGCGGGCCTTGTCGGATTCTGAACCGGTATGTGTTGCGGGAGGTCATGGTACCGTCGGTCCTGGCCTTTGCGCTGATCAGCTTTTTGGCCGTGGGCAACGAGCTGCGGGAACGTATCAAGTTGCTCCCGATCGAGCACATCTCCCTGTACGACGTCGCCCGGTTGATGCTGTTTTTTCTTCCAAGCGTTGTAACCTACATCATACCAATCACTTACATGATGGGCGTGTTGCTGGCGTTTGGGCGATTGAACGGACAGAACGAGATCGTGGCCGCGAAAGCGGCAGGGATTCCGCTCAAACGTGTAGTGGTCCCCGTTATTGTCGGCGGGGCATTGTTAAGCCTGGTTTCTTTTGTAATCCAAGACCGTGTCCAGCCGTTTACCTTTAACAGCGCCATGGTCATGATCACGCGGGAGTTGCCTGGCCGCCTGACACTCGACGTGCTGCCCGCGGGCGTGATGCACGAAATCAACAGCGAGGAGGGCGTTTGGCGGGTCTATATCGAGAAGAAGAGCCCCGGCACGGGGAAATTGCACAACATCGAGCTGCTCATGCCCCGTAAGGGGGGCGCGGCATGGACCTTTTTCGCGCGGGAAGCCCAGGTTGTCGCGAAAGACGGGCATACCGAGGTGATTCTCCGGGATGGTTACGCTATTTATCCGCAGGAAGATGGACGGGATTTGCTGGTTTCGGTGTTTCCGGAGTTTCGGGTCCCGTGGCCTCAGAACCCGCCCGAGAAGATTCCTCAGCAGCGGCGAACCCTCAGCTTGACAGAGTGCTTTGCGGCCGAGCGGGAACTGGCGGAAAGCTATGACGCCCGCCGCACAGACAAGCTCAAAGGCGACCTGCGCGAAATGCGTTCTGAGATCAGCGAACGGTTTTCGTTGCCGGTAATGAGTTTCGCCGTGGGTTTCCTGGCGGCGCCGTTGGCGGTACGGTCCCGCCATGGAGGCCGCTCCTACAGCTTTGCGATCGGCTCTGCAATTCTGCTGGTGTATTTCACGTTGAGCATCATGCTCGAACCGGTGTCTCTGCACGGCCTTGACACGGTTGTCTTGCGGGGGATGATCCCCAACCTGGTGTTGTTGGCCGGGGGCTGCATCGCCTTGTGGCGGGTGGACCGGATATGA
- a CDS encoding LptF/LptG family permease has protein sequence MRATLIDRYLGRRLAFTLLRALVALVAVFILIDLLTHRRGQIMRLDLSWTVVALYYLAYTPWVVFQVAPLCMLVATLMVVGEAAQANEVTAALAGGISLRRFSRMPLALALGFALVLFAAEETVGAYAAQQANRIKSNNFSHNSDSKREGLTWARLSNGWTCHVMKFNRVALTGEGVLMHAVREDALEHIQARRIYWDEARGQWMLEDGRWLILAPNGGTILSQRPISQLPAPFDERPELLFAMNTPPETQTAWGLASVVRHAARIGVPAQRLRVDFHTKFSQPAIAFVMVWLAIPFALRVRRGGIAIGFGASVAIAIVYLTLFSIGVTLGDAGRISPFLAAWLANLVFLAAGVTMFLKTPT, from the coding sequence ATGAGGGCCACTCTCATCGACAGATACCTGGGCCGCCGGCTGGCGTTCACCCTGCTCCGCGCGTTGGTGGCCCTTGTCGCCGTCTTCATCCTGATCGATCTCTTGACGCACCGGCGCGGGCAAATCATGCGGCTGGACCTTTCCTGGACCGTTGTGGCCCTGTATTACCTGGCCTATACCCCATGGGTGGTGTTTCAAGTCGCGCCCTTGTGCATGCTGGTGGCCACGTTGATGGTCGTGGGCGAGGCGGCCCAAGCCAATGAAGTGACGGCCGCGCTCGCGGGCGGTATCAGCCTGCGCCGATTCAGCCGGATGCCGCTGGCGCTGGCCCTTGGATTTGCCCTGGTTCTGTTTGCCGCCGAGGAAACCGTGGGAGCATACGCCGCGCAACAGGCCAACCGCATCAAGAGCAACAATTTCTCGCACAACTCCGACAGTAAACGCGAAGGCCTGACATGGGCGCGCCTCTCCAACGGATGGACCTGTCATGTGATGAAGTTTAACCGCGTCGCCCTGACGGGCGAGGGGGTCTTGATGCACGCCGTCCGAGAGGACGCCCTGGAACATATCCAGGCGCGCCGCATCTATTGGGATGAAGCCCGCGGCCAGTGGATGCTCGAGGATGGCCGCTGGCTTATCCTTGCGCCGAACGGAGGGACCATCTTATCGCAGCGGCCCATTAGCCAGCTGCCCGCCCCGTTTGACGAGCGCCCCGAGCTGTTGTTTGCCATGAACACCCCGCCCGAAACCCAAACCGCATGGGGACTGGCCTCGGTCGTGCGCCATGCGGCCCGCATCGGAGTGCCGGCGCAACGGTTGCGCGTGGATTTCCACACCAAATTCTCCCAGCCCGCGATCGCCTTCGTTATGGTCTGGCTTGCCATTCCCTTTGCGCTCCGGGTGCGCCGCGGGGGCATCGCCATCGGTTTTGGAGCCAGCGTCGCCATCGCGATTGTGTACCTGACCCTCTTCAGCATCGGGGTCACGCTCGGGGACGCGGGAAGGATATCGCCGTTCCTCGCCGCATGGCTGGCCAACCTTGTCTTTCTCGCGGCCGGCGTCACCATGTTTCTCAAGACCCCGACCTGA
- a CDS encoding amidophosphoribosyltransferase, with protein MGGLFGVASKDDCVSDLFYGTDYHSHLGTSRGGLSVLNGEGYTRHIHDISTAQFRSKFEDDIRQMHGHFGIGVISDFESQPLIIGSHLGPYAIVTVGAIKNADGLAKRAFKKRTTHFSEMSGGGINPTELFATLINQEASFEEGIQAAQEAIEGSCTVLLLTDQGIYAARDRYGRTPLTTARKKGAYAVTFETTALPNLGYEVDRYLGPGEIVLVTAEGVEQKVPPRDELRICSFLWVYYGFPSSNYEGINVEVVRNRCGAALAANDDQDIDLVAGIPDSGTGHAIGYANTAKIPYARPFVKYTPTWPRSFMPQIQEMRDLVARMKLIPIVELIQGKRLLFCEDSIVRGTQLRDTIQQFYDYGALEVHMRPACPPLVYSCEFLNFSRSRTVMDLAARRAIKELEGDGDENIRKYIDPSTPEYAAMTERVRQRLSLTTLKYQKLDDLVKAIGLPKKKLCTYCWDGCQGCEQHGGK; from the coding sequence GTGGGCGGACTGTTCGGCGTCGCATCGAAGGATGACTGCGTCAGCGACCTCTTTTATGGAACGGATTACCATTCGCATCTTGGCACCTCGCGCGGGGGACTGTCCGTACTGAACGGCGAGGGGTACACCCGACATATCCACGACATATCCACGGCGCAGTTCCGTTCCAAATTCGAGGACGATATCCGGCAGATGCATGGCCATTTCGGCATTGGCGTCATCAGCGACTTTGAATCGCAGCCGTTGATTATCGGGTCGCATCTCGGCCCGTATGCCATCGTGACCGTCGGCGCGATCAAAAATGCTGACGGTCTGGCCAAGCGCGCATTCAAGAAGCGGACCACGCACTTTTCGGAGATGAGCGGGGGCGGCATTAACCCCACCGAGTTGTTCGCCACCTTGATCAACCAGGAAGCGTCGTTCGAAGAGGGTATTCAGGCCGCGCAAGAAGCCATCGAGGGGTCGTGCACCGTGCTTCTTCTGACGGATCAAGGCATCTATGCCGCCCGGGACCGTTACGGCCGCACCCCTTTGACCACCGCGCGCAAGAAGGGGGCCTATGCCGTCACCTTCGAGACGACCGCCCTCCCGAATCTTGGTTACGAGGTCGATCGGTATCTCGGGCCCGGCGAAATCGTGTTGGTCACCGCCGAGGGGGTGGAACAGAAAGTCCCGCCTCGCGACGAACTTCGCATTTGCTCGTTTCTGTGGGTCTACTACGGGTTTCCTTCCTCCAACTACGAGGGTATCAACGTCGAGGTGGTGCGCAACCGTTGCGGGGCCGCCCTCGCCGCAAACGACGACCAGGACATAGATCTCGTGGCGGGCATTCCCGATTCCGGCACGGGCCATGCCATCGGCTACGCCAACACCGCCAAGATCCCCTATGCGCGCCCCTTCGTGAAATACACCCCGACCTGGCCGCGGAGTTTCATGCCCCAAATTCAAGAAATGCGCGACCTTGTCGCCCGCATGAAACTCATTCCCATCGTCGAGCTTATCCAGGGGAAACGGCTGCTGTTCTGCGAAGACTCGATTGTACGGGGCACGCAGCTTCGGGACACCATTCAACAGTTCTATGATTACGGCGCGCTCGAGGTGCATATGCGGCCGGCATGCCCGCCACTCGTGTACAGTTGCGAGTTCTTGAATTTCTCCCGTTCTCGGACCGTCATGGACCTGGCGGCCCGCCGGGCCATCAAGGAACTCGAGGGGGACGGCGACGAGAACATCCGCAAATACATCGACCCTTCGACTCCGGAATACGCCGCCATGACGGAGCGTGTTCGCCAGCGCCTTTCCTTGACCACGCTCAAGTACCAGAAACTCGATGACCTGGTTAAGGCGATCGGTCTGCCGAAAAAGAAACTGTGCACGTATTGCTGGGACGGGTGCCAGGGCTGCGAGCAGCACGGCGGCAAGTGA
- a CDS encoding glycoside hydrolase family 127 protein codes for MVIAMSINLCFAFMAAAPGAAEQPIFTPAGEFGARIQAVLERYGNQDIEPRFTDDFILADVVLSPEYPRRFDNFSGDISGRFLGAVAMLPNPEQAGRLEGLVGEIAKCQRPDGRFGAMNLSFAAADIGPENMALLWGNGRLLAGLMEYHQYSGSPKALECARKLGDFLLGVYETCSEPDVAKRLEGQAARGFICFTQLIEGLDMLWRATKDGRYLDTAKRIVPLLEPRGVQHSHGYLTTLRGYLMLYESTSDPAILAAAERLYNELIASTDFLVYGGVLEYFGMKHDRDEGCSEADFLRLSLQLWQATGKTEYLELAERCMLNIFYSGQFETGDFGHRRFGDAGYIPAEGAGRAWWCCTMHGHRALADVKNCVVTQDNTAARINLFLEGTWSDGDTTLVLTRPGATDPQAPAFRVTVDKAPDAARAIGIRQPSWARDVSVRLNETETRPVLLAGYLIFERAWKSGDVIELDWACTARLVQPDGKVLRPQDLTDQPVKAAMYYGPWLLGVSDELDPYFHGEPWRENVIGLPAFIERPKAPVGPKGDPRIVEDAHVVVNYRHGGFPDPCTVTLRPISEQTPYRQPMVTVWLNFAKFAE; via the coding sequence ATGGTGATCGCTATGTCCATCAACCTGTGCTTTGCTTTCATGGCGGCGGCGCCGGGCGCCGCGGAACAGCCCATTTTCACGCCTGCGGGAGAATTCGGGGCGCGGATCCAGGCCGTCCTCGAACGTTACGGCAATCAGGATATCGAGCCCCGTTTCACGGACGACTTTATCCTGGCCGACGTGGTGTTGTCGCCGGAGTACCCGCGCCGGTTTGACAATTTCAGCGGCGACATCTCGGGGCGTTTTCTCGGGGCCGTGGCCATGCTGCCCAACCCCGAGCAGGCCGGGCGTCTTGAGGGCCTTGTCGGCGAAATCGCGAAGTGTCAAAGGCCAGACGGCCGTTTCGGCGCCATGAACCTGTCGTTTGCGGCGGCAGACATCGGGCCCGAGAACATGGCGCTGCTCTGGGGCAACGGCCGCTTATTGGCGGGATTAATGGAATACCACCAGTACTCGGGCTCGCCGAAGGCCCTCGAGTGCGCCAGGAAGCTGGGCGATTTTCTGCTCGGCGTCTACGAAACATGTTCCGAGCCCGATGTGGCGAAACGGCTCGAGGGTCAGGCCGCGCGGGGATTCATCTGCTTCACGCAGCTCATCGAGGGGCTCGACATGCTCTGGCGGGCCACAAAAGACGGCCGCTACCTCGATACGGCGAAACGGATCGTGCCCCTGCTCGAACCGCGCGGCGTCCAACACAGCCACGGGTACCTGACCACCTTGCGCGGGTACCTGATGCTGTATGAGTCGACCAGCGACCCGGCAATCCTGGCCGCCGCCGAAAGACTCTACAACGAGCTCATCGCCTCGACCGACTTCCTGGTCTACGGCGGGGTGCTGGAGTACTTCGGTATGAAGCACGACCGCGACGAGGGCTGTTCGGAAGCCGATTTCCTGCGCCTGAGCCTCCAGCTCTGGCAGGCCACCGGCAAAACGGAATACCTCGAACTCGCCGAGCGCTGCATGCTGAACATCTTCTACTCGGGCCAGTTCGAGACCGGTGATTTCGGCCACCGGCGCTTTGGCGATGCCGGCTATATCCCCGCGGAGGGGGCCGGGCGCGCGTGGTGGTGCTGCACCATGCACGGGCATCGCGCATTGGCGGACGTCAAGAACTGCGTCGTAACCCAGGACAACACCGCCGCGAGAATCAACCTGTTTCTTGAGGGCACGTGGTCCGACGGCGACACCACCCTCGTGTTGACCCGCCCCGGCGCCACGGACCCGCAAGCGCCTGCCTTCCGCGTGACGGTCGACAAAGCGCCGGATGCCGCCCGGGCCATCGGCATCCGCCAGCCCTCGTGGGCCCGCGATGTCAGCGTGCGTCTGAACGAAACCGAAACGAGACCGGTTCTCCTTGCGGGATACCTCATATTCGAGCGCGCGTGGAAGAGCGGCGACGTGATAGAGCTGGATTGGGCCTGCACCGCGCGTCTCGTGCAACCGGACGGCAAGGTCCTTCGCCCCCAAGACCTCACGGACCAGCCCGTCAAGGCCGCGATGTATTACGGTCCATGGCTGTTGGGCGTCAGCGACGAACTTGACCCGTATTTCCACGGCGAACCCTGGCGCGAGAACGTGATCGGGCTCCCCGCGTTCATCGAACGGCCGAAAGCGCCCGTCGGACCGAAAGGCGACCCGCGCATCGTCGAAGACGCCCACGTCGTCGTCAATTACCGGCATGGCGGGTTTCCGGACCCCTGCACGGTCACGTTGCGTCCCATCTCTGAGCAGACGCCCTACCGCCAGCCCATGGTCACCGTTTGGCTGAATTTCGCGAAGTTCGCGGAGTGA
- a CDS encoding exo-alpha-sialidase, protein MRTITMLLAAVIGGSVAAQAAEKGDTPVGIPYDIKLEVAHEGYDETFCWFQPRAAAIPRMTGDGPPIIIITLQKHLESSDFYSGLYTMRSDDFGKTWSEPKEQPALGWRELPDGVTLGICDFVPGWHAPTARLLAVGHTVRYKNRALMESPHPRGLGYAVYDPKTDQWAPWQMLDFPDKEKFWSAGAGCCQWLIKEDGTLLIPQYYCPPEMRGKGAAALSASTVVHCSFDGTTLTYLAHGDEITLDVPRGCDEPSLILFQGRYYLTIRNDEKGYVTVGGDGLHFAPLKPWTFDDGGELGSYNTQQHWLTHGDGLFLVYTRRGANNDHIFRHRAPLFMAQVDPERLCVIRATERVAVPERGATLGNFGAGPITEDESWVTVCEGMFFPEVYKKGGATGALFVARVLWRPAE, encoded by the coding sequence ATGCGCACGATTACAATGTTGTTGGCCGCGGTGATAGGTGGGTCCGTTGCCGCGCAGGCAGCGGAGAAGGGAGACACGCCGGTGGGCATACCTTATGACATCAAGCTCGAGGTTGCCCACGAAGGGTACGATGAGACTTTCTGCTGGTTTCAGCCCCGCGCGGCCGCCATCCCGCGCATGACGGGAGATGGCCCGCCTATTATTATCATAACGCTGCAGAAGCACCTCGAGAGTTCCGATTTCTACTCCGGCTTGTACACCATGCGCTCGGACGATTTCGGCAAGACGTGGTCGGAACCGAAAGAGCAGCCTGCGCTGGGTTGGCGGGAGCTGCCGGACGGCGTCACGCTCGGGATTTGCGACTTCGTGCCGGGATGGCATGCGCCCACCGCCAGACTGCTGGCTGTCGGGCACACGGTGCGCTACAAGAATCGCGCGTTGATGGAGTCCCCCCATCCCCGCGGCCTGGGGTACGCGGTGTACGATCCGAAGACGGATCAATGGGCGCCATGGCAAATGCTCGATTTTCCGGATAAGGAGAAGTTCTGGAGCGCGGGAGCCGGGTGTTGTCAATGGCTGATCAAAGAAGATGGCACGCTGCTCATTCCGCAGTATTACTGCCCGCCGGAGATGCGCGGAAAGGGCGCGGCCGCCTTGTCGGCGTCGACCGTCGTGCATTGCTCGTTTGATGGAACGACACTCACATACCTGGCACACGGCGATGAAATCACGCTGGACGTGCCCCGCGGCTGCGACGAACCGTCCCTGATACTGTTCCAGGGGAGGTACTATCTGACCATCCGCAACGACGAGAAAGGGTATGTGACCGTGGGCGGCGATGGTCTCCATTTCGCGCCCCTCAAACCGTGGACCTTCGACGATGGCGGGGAACTCGGCAGCTACAACACCCAACAACATTGGCTGACGCACGGCGACGGCCTGTTTCTGGTCTATACGCGCCGCGGCGCGAACAACGACCACATTTTCCGGCATCGCGCGCCCCTTTTCATGGCGCAAGTGGATCCCGAGCGGCTATGCGTCATCCGGGCTACGGAACGTGTGGCCGTCCCGGAGCGCGGGGCCACCCTCGGCAATTTCGGCGCGGGCCCCATCACGGAAGACGAAAGCTGGGTGACGGTCTGCGAGGGTATGTTCTTCCCCGAGGTTTATAAGAAAGGCGGGGCGACGGGCGCGCTGTTCGTTGCGCGCGTCCTTTGGAGGCCGGCCGAGTAG
- a CDS encoding tetratricopeptide repeat protein, which yields MMYRSTFFVAAAALLPALLPVAAAAAPVRAFVPEKGWAVTIDLSEFEPFAVQMPKTILGGSLGEGITLTLLVEQAEAGTTAVDAREKYGMIYALGAIDNATIQKEESGDMAFISYSKAPDGRPWGFNGYAVKEDMVFDLHVSGAEQALPKEQLAAIMKSLTVEATSEIADTMEWDKRLRSAENEDEYMAALSSFLQKYPQSPWGYWQLAEHRFASKDLAKAKDAYLRALKSHKTQPFLNPLLLWQCYDGLGMCYGMMQEYDQSKKYLDLGHELAEELDDAALLAASAYNLACWHAEKGDAGKSAEFLREAVRLAPERADAARKDSSFSRIRETREFRDAITPPSPPER from the coding sequence ATGATGTATCGCAGTACGTTCTTCGTTGCAGCGGCGGCCTTGCTTCCAGCGCTATTGCCTGTGGCCGCGGCGGCCGCGCCTGTCCGCGCGTTTGTACCCGAAAAGGGTTGGGCCGTCACCATTGACCTGTCCGAGTTCGAGCCGTTCGCCGTACAGATGCCTAAGACCATCCTGGGCGGCAGTCTGGGAGAGGGCATTACGCTGACCCTGCTCGTCGAGCAGGCCGAGGCGGGCACGACGGCCGTCGATGCGCGCGAGAAATACGGCATGATCTATGCCTTGGGCGCTATCGACAACGCTACGATCCAAAAGGAAGAGTCGGGCGACATGGCATTCATCTCGTACTCGAAAGCCCCGGACGGCCGGCCGTGGGGATTCAACGGGTATGCCGTCAAAGAAGACATGGTTTTCGATTTGCACGTCTCGGGCGCGGAGCAAGCGCTTCCCAAAGAGCAACTCGCGGCCATCATGAAGTCGCTCACGGTCGAGGCCACCTCAGAAATCGCGGACACCATGGAATGGGATAAGCGGCTTCGCTCTGCCGAGAATGAAGACGAATACATGGCAGCCCTCTCGAGTTTCCTCCAGAAGTATCCCCAAAGCCCCTGGGGTTACTGGCAATTGGCCGAACACCGCTTCGCCTCCAAAGACCTCGCGAAAGCGAAGGATGCCTACCTGCGGGCTCTGAAAAGCCATAAGACCCAGCCATTCCTGAATCCGCTTCTCCTTTGGCAGTGCTACGACGGCCTTGGCATGTGCTATGGGATGATGCAGGAGTATGACCAGTCCAAGAAGTATCTCGATCTTGGCCACGAACTGGCCGAGGAACTTGACGATGCCGCGCTCCTTGCTGCTTCGGCCTACAATCTCGCCTGCTGGCACGCGGAAAAGGGCGATGCGGGAAAGAGCGCCGAGTTCCTCAGGGAGGCCGTGCGGCTTGCTCCTGAAAGAGCGGATGCCGCGCGGAAGGATTCGTCTTTCAGCAGGATACGCGAGACCCGGGAGTTCCGCGACGCCATCACTCCCCCGTCACCACCCGAGCGATAG